A part of Chitinivibrionales bacterium genomic DNA contains:
- a CDS encoding fibro-slime domain-containing protein, which translates to MSWRKRFIKARREIMATPVLMGKKAQIARSVLFFSINVLFFSTLVGKSNAQQFPDTIWVPVTFYDFHADGSNPEFNPDHDGGLYTNMVADTLGSDRNPVLGSDPFFNYYIHKWYRPWEPGDYTKPVYTDKNGTFGGIDTVNHDTAFINIVIKDSLPFSHIGSGLYQYENQNFFGVDDTGFGDEPFGFDHNFSFTMEMHTVFTYQPGLTFDFQGDDDVWAFIDGKLAMDLGGIHGTQSGSFNLDNISGLTAGKPYNFDFFYAERHTVNSTIKITTNLFTPPGFLRLYPEAGTPDVGANRPFGELDTVKAGNTLDIYAHVFDSAFTWRQQYDSYVTWEMIDSLGNPVLSSTSGSFSSVRPTEAFGYVTIVATFKNQNDPDATPTTATLDLYIAPGDPHHINIQNTQTVTNMRDDDHLDTLTLDVDRETATLYAILRDSMGNFAGYAENASWTSSNSSIISVQGKQDERWKGEITKGGGGITTITASQGNLVPADLQVTAKAAGAALESAITRDSDGDGYLDRIELTFDSLVSLDNNISVEDITVKFGTTELEVIDIKGEGGSDTDDTFVLYLKQSTSGELQTGWKPTLTFPSFADAAPVDGFICSDGAGPVIKRAKYHPGSLPGDQGNPDTLYVTFSEKVQWPITGTQPRDVFNYYQNENITDDAFSGIGPHNFPVKEDRATVIMTNDFIISPLEDSLQFKGNIAHVKDASENSPPDQGRKAVIEWGPKNSLTVTIGENPFKPGETVIPASTRSFYSNSTQNNQRGVIIGIKSIKPLKQEADGSYGEAVIYDAVANLVRSDVNVEEASAPNEYGIYWDGKNDNGRFVGGGAYLMVITTTDYDGETTTTRKKIGVKR; encoded by the coding sequence ATGAGCTGGAGGAAGAGGTTTATCAAGGCGAGGAGAGAGATTATGGCAACGCCTGTATTAATGGGCAAAAAGGCTCAAATTGCTCGTTCCGTTCTGTTTTTTTCGATAAATGTTCTGTTTTTTTCCACTCTTGTGGGAAAATCGAATGCGCAGCAATTTCCCGACACAATCTGGGTTCCGGTTACTTTCTACGATTTTCATGCTGACGGCAGCAACCCCGAGTTTAATCCGGACCACGACGGCGGCTTATACACCAATATGGTTGCCGACACCCTCGGTTCCGACAGGAACCCGGTCTTAGGTTCCGATCCGTTTTTCAATTATTACATCCACAAATGGTACCGTCCATGGGAGCCGGGCGATTACACAAAACCTGTGTATACCGATAAGAACGGAACGTTCGGCGGCATCGATACAGTCAACCATGATACTGCATTCATCAATATCGTCATCAAAGATTCGCTTCCCTTCAGCCATATCGGCAGCGGCTTATATCAATACGAAAATCAGAATTTCTTTGGCGTGGATGACACCGGGTTCGGCGATGAACCTTTTGGTTTCGACCACAACTTCTCCTTTACAATGGAGATGCATACAGTTTTCACCTATCAGCCCGGACTTACATTCGATTTTCAGGGCGATGATGATGTCTGGGCATTTATCGACGGGAAGCTGGCGATGGATCTCGGTGGAATCCATGGTACGCAAAGCGGTTCGTTTAATCTCGACAACATTTCAGGTCTTACCGCCGGCAAACCTTACAATTTCGATTTCTTTTATGCGGAACGCCACACTGTCAATTCGACCATTAAAATAACGACAAATCTTTTTACCCCGCCGGGCTTTCTCAGGCTGTACCCGGAGGCCGGGACTCCCGATGTGGGTGCTAATCGCCCCTTCGGAGAACTCGATACGGTTAAAGCGGGAAACACACTCGATATCTATGCGCATGTATTCGATTCGGCTTTCACCTGGAGACAGCAGTATGATTCCTATGTGACCTGGGAGATGATCGACTCTTTAGGCAACCCTGTATTGTCGAGCACCTCGGGCAGTTTCAGTTCGGTCCGGCCGACCGAAGCTTTCGGGTATGTAACAATCGTGGCAACATTTAAAAATCAAAACGATCCCGATGCTACGCCCACGACCGCAACGTTGGACCTCTATATTGCCCCGGGGGATCCACACCACATCAATATTCAAAATACCCAAACAGTTACCAACATGCGTGACGATGACCATCTCGATACACTTACCCTTGATGTAGACCGGGAAACAGCCACCCTTTATGCAATTCTGCGCGACAGTATGGGGAATTTTGCCGGATATGCAGAAAATGCGTCGTGGACAAGCAGTAATTCCTCGATTATATCGGTACAGGGAAAGCAGGATGAGCGGTGGAAAGGTGAAATCACCAAAGGGGGCGGTGGAATTACCACCATTACGGCATCCCAGGGCAATCTTGTTCCCGCCGACCTTCAGGTAACAGCGAAGGCAGCGGGGGCCGCATTGGAATCAGCCATTACCCGGGATAGTGATGGTGACGGTTATCTCGACCGTATTGAACTGACATTTGACAGTCTGGTTTCACTGGACAACAACATTTCAGTTGAAGACATAACGGTCAAGTTCGGGACAACCGAACTGGAGGTAATTGATATTAAAGGTGAAGGCGGGAGTGACACCGATGACACCTTTGTTTTGTACCTCAAACAGTCGACATCAGGAGAGCTTCAAACGGGATGGAAGCCGACCCTCACGTTCCCATCCTTTGCCGATGCGGCGCCGGTTGACGGTTTTATCTGTTCCGACGGTGCCGGTCCTGTTATAAAAAGGGCAAAGTATCATCCGGGATCGTTGCCGGGCGATCAGGGTAATCCCGATACTCTCTATGTAACATTCAGCGAAAAAGTGCAATGGCCCATTACCGGAACGCAACCCCGGGATGTATTCAATTATTATCAGAATGAAAATATAACCGATGATGCATTCTCCGGCATAGGCCCACATAATTTTCCGGTGAAAGAAGATCGTGCGACTGTCATAATGACAAACGACTTTATTATTTCACCGCTGGAAGACAGTCTTCAATTTAAAGGTAATATTGCTCATGTGAAAGATGCTTCAGAGAACAGTCCGCCGGACCAGGGAAGAAAAGCGGTGATTGAATGGGGACCGAAAAATTCCCTTACCGTTACAATCGGTGAAAATCCTTTCAAACCCGGGGAAACGGTAATTCCCGCATCGACGAGAAGTTTTTATTCCAATTCAACTCAAAACAATCAGAGGGGCGTCATAATCGGCATCAAATCGATCAAGCCGCTTAAGCAGGAGGCCGACGGTTCATACGGCGAAGCGGTTATTTATGATGCTGTAGCCAATTTGGTGCGCTCAGATGTAAATGTCGAGGAAGCGAGTGCTCCGAACGAGTACGGAATTTACTGGGAC